The genomic interval TCAACTCGGTTTTAGACCGCCACGGTCTTTTTCCCATAGATTGAGGAGTAATGCATATGAACACGGCACCAGATGGAATGACTGCTGAAGAATGGCAGGCGCGTATTGATCTTGCCGCCGTCTATCGGCTGTGCGCCCACTACGGTTGGGGCGATTTGATCTATAATCATTGCTCCATGCGGGTGCCGGGAGAGCCCACGAAATTATTGATGAAACGCCATGGGGATATGTGGACGGAGGTCACCGCATCAAGCCTCGTCAAAGTCGATATGCATGAGGATTTAGATGAATCGGCAGGCATCAACAGGCCCGGGTTCACCTTGCATGGCGGCGTGTTGCAGGGGCGTCCCGACGTGAATTGCGTGGTTCATGTTCATACCGATATCGGCATGGCCATCACCGGTTTAAAAAGTGGTCTTCGAATGTTATCTCAGGCGGCGACCCGTTTTTACAATCGTGTCGGCTACCATGCTTACGAAGGGATAACGGAGGACTTTGACGAACGTCAGCGGATACTGGATGCGCTTGGAGAAAACCGAGCTTTGATCCTGCACAACCACGGTTTGGTAACCGTTGGTAAGACCGCGCGGGAGGGGTTCATTCTGATGAAATACCTGATGAGCGCCGCCACCATCCAACTTAAATTGGAAGCAACGGGGAGTGAACTCATCGAAATTCCCCCCGACGTTTGTGAAAAAGTAGCGGCTCAATTTGCAAACCATGACGCCGGTCGCGGCTCAGCAGACTGGCCTGCCTATTGTCGCTTGATGGATGGTATTGATCTGAGTTATCGGTACTAATTACTCTAGGCGATAAGTCTCAATAATTTAAGACTCCCTCATATCCCGCGCCGTTGTACCTGTGCTGCTGTTGGTGGCGTATTTGCTCCAATTTCGAATATAAGCTTCGTCGCTTAGGCTGGTTTGTTGGACCGAAGGGCGCTCGCGCATCAATTGGAGCCATTGTTTGAGGCGGGTGTGGTCTTCTGGGATTTCAATCCCTCTGTATTCGGCGAGGGCTGGAAAGCGGCTTAAGTGGGGGTAGAAGGTGAGGTCGACCAAACTCAGGTCTTCGCCCAGCCAGAATGGGCCGTCGCTGAGTTTGCGCAGGCCTTCGAACTCCATGAACTCTATGGCTTCAAATATTTTTCGTTTGTGAAGCACTTGGCCTTCATCGTCTTGTGCCAGCATGCATTTATAGAAATGCGGTATTAACCGGACGTTGGCGAAATCGATCCAGGTGCGCGCGACGGCCCGGCCTGCTGGATCTTGAGGCAGGAGCGGGTGGTCCGGGTAGACTTCTTCCAGGTATTCGTTGATTACGGCTGATTCAAAGACCACGGTGTCGCCATGCCGGACGACAGGCACTTTGGCATAAGGCGAAATTTCGAAGAACCAATCTGGCTTATTATTCAGGTCGATGACGGTTAGCTTAGCATCCAATCCCTTTTCCAGCAGGGCCATGCGGGTGCGCTGGGCATAAGGGCAGGAAGCGGAACTGATAATTTCCAAGATCGGCATGGATTCCTCGTATGTACTTTGGGTTAAGATGCTTTATATTTCTGACATAAATTTTTACATCGAAAAGTCTCCAAATGAAAACGTCTAACCCAATTCTTGTTGAACTCACCCGCGGCGAGCTCGTGGAATCCTTTCATCGGGGGGCTGTTGCGGTGGTGGATGGTTCCGGGGCGCTCACAGCCAAATGGGGTGACGTGGATCGATTGATTTACGCTCGCTCCGCCATAAAGCCGTTGCAGGCTTTGCCACTAATTGAAACCGGGGCGGCCGATAAATTTAGCCTCAGCGATCAAGAAATTGCCCTCGCGTGTTCATCCCATAGCGCCGAAGAAATTCATACGGATACAGTCAGTAGCTGGCTCACACGGCTGGGTCTAGGCGAAGACAATTTGGAATGCGGCACCTGCCCGCCCTTGCTTGAGGAAACGCGGAAAGCTTTGTATCGCGCCCAGAATGATCCTACTCAGGTCCATAATAATTGCTCCGGCAAACACACGGGAATGCTGAGCACAGCGCAGCATATGGGTGAACCGACAGCTGGCTATATCAAATTGGAACACCCAGTTCAGCAACGCATTAAAGAAACCCTGGAAGACATGATGGAATGTGATCTTTCCGAAGCACCCAAGGGGATTGATGGGTGTGGAATTCCAGTAATGGGCATGTCGCTCACGGCAATTGCGACGGGTATGGCAAAGCTCGCTAATCCAGATCAACAGGCACCGTCACGGCAACGCGCGATTGGGCGCATCAGCAAAGCCATGGCGGCCTACCCTTATCTGGTGGCTGGCAAAGACCGCTTCGACACGGCCTTGATGCAGGCGACGAAGGGAACCGTATTATCCAAGGGCGGTGCGGAAGGTGTTCAGGTTGCGTTTGTGCCTCATTTAGGGTTGGGTATTGCTTTGAAAATAGATGATGGTGCCAGGCGGGGCGCTGATGTCGCCATGGCGGCCGTGCTCCAACAATTAGGCGCACTTGAGGATGCCGTTTTGGATGCATGGCTGGAAATGCCATTAAAAAATTGGGCCGGGACATTAATAGGTACTGCCCGACCAAATGGGGGGATATTTACATGACGAAGACGATTTCTGCACAGGCATTACGGGCGAAGATTGTAGACGGCAGCGAATTGGCGCTGCTGGATGTACGGGAAGAAGGAATTTTTGCACAATCCCATTTGCTTTATGCGCGACCAATGCCGATGAGCCAGCTGGAGATGCGGATTTTTGATCTCGTGCCCAGAAAGTCCGTGCCAGTTATTCTGTGTGATGCGGGGGAAGGGCTGGCAGCGCGTGCGGCAGAGAAACTAGCGGGCTATGGCTATAGCGATGTTTCCGTTCTTGAGGGGGGTAATCAAGGCTGGGAGGATGCTGGGTACGTTCTGTTCAGTGGCTTTAATGTTCCCAGCAAAGCCTTCGGTGAATTCGTCGAACACAATAATGACACGCCCAATATTTCCGCCGACGAGTTGAAAGCGCTGATCGATAGCGACGAAGACATGGTGGTGTTGGACAGTCGCCCGTTTCAAGAATATCACCGCATGAATATCCCAACCGGCGTCGATGTGCCGGGGGCCGAGCTTGCCTACCGAGTACACGATATTGCGCCATCGCCGGATACATTGGTGGTGGTCAATTGCGCCGGACGGACGCGCAGTATCATCGGCGCGCAATCGTTGGTCAATGCGGGAATTCCCAACCGCGTAAAAGCGCTTAGGAATGGCACAATGGGATGGCAGCTTGCAGGCTATGAGTGCGAACACGGCAGCACCCATCTTGCCCCCGATGTTTCGGACCAAGGCATGGAAAAAGCACTGGCCGTAGCCGAGCGCGTTGCAGCCAGGTTCGGTGTGAAGACCATCGACATGGCCGGGCTGAAAGAATGGCAGGATGACGCGAGCAGAACGACCTATCTTCTGGATGTCCGCCACCCTGAAGAGTATGAGGCCGGGCACATGCCAGGATCAATCTCTGCCCCCGGCGGACAATTAGTTCAGGGCACGGATTTATTTATTGGAACTTTAGGTGCGCAGGTCGTGCTTATCGATGATACCGGCGTACGCGCCACCATGGCGGCACACTGGCTAATTCAGATGGGCTGGAATGATGTGGTCGTGCTTCAAGGTGGGCTGGATGTCGAATTAGAAACCGGCGCTCACGTTCCGACTATTCCAGGGTTGAACGAGATCAGCGTCGATGAAATATCTGCCGCTGAATTGGACGCGTCGGATGCGGTGTTGATTGATCTGGCGACAAGTGCTGCCTACAAGAAAGGTCATATCTCCGGAGCTTGGTTCGCAAATAGGATGCTTTTAGAAGATGCCTTGAAGGTCCTTCCAGATACGTCCTGTTTGGTTCTGACGTCGCCAGACGGAATCCTTGCCAGATTGGTGGCGCCCGAAATTCAGGCACTAACCGATACACCGGTCAAAATTCTTAAGGGTGGGACAAAGGCATGGAAGGCAGCGGGATTATCGTGGAGCGAAGGCGCGGAGAACATGGCCACGGCGACCGATGATGTCGTCTTAAAACCTTATGACAACGAGAAGGAAATTCCCGCCGCGATGAACGAATATCTGACCTGGGAGCTTGATCTGGTCCGCCAGATTAAAGAAGACGGCACGACGGACTTTAAGGAATTTTAAGACCACATGAAGCTCATCTTGATCGTCAAACGCGGTACGGACGAGACCACTGTTGATTTGCTGCAAAAGGCGGCGAAGAAATTTAAGGTGGACGTTATCGCACATGACTATCGGGATCCGCTGCCGGAACTTAATCCGACCGAAAAATATCTGCTGTACCGCGTCGCCCCTTACCCAGGCACCTACGATAAAGAAAAAGAATTTTATCAGACATATTGCTGTGTATCGCTGATCAGATACGCCTATAAATATTCTCTACAGTTGATGAGTGATCTCGGCGGGTTTGCCATTCCAAAAACCGAAAAAGTAACCGTGCCAAGCGATGATCAATTGGCGGAAACAGCGGAACGGGTGGGCGGCTATCCGCTGATCGTGAAACATAAAATTCCGGGCGGTCACGGCATCGGCGTTATTCAGGTTGATAGCCTGGAAGGCTTGCTCTCCGTCGCTCGGACGGTGTTTGCGCACGGCGATACATCATCGTTTCAAATGCAAGAATTTCTCGCTCATGATCGGCACGCGCGTCTCATTGTGCTGGGCGGAGAAGTCATCGACAGCATCGCTTATAATAAAACCAACGATGATTTCCGCACCAACCGTGCGGAAAAAGACATCGATGTAGAGCCGGTGAAATTTTCTAAAGAAGTCGAGCAGGCTGCCATTCGAGCGACAGAAGGGCACTTATTCGATTTCGGCGGTGTTGATGTGATTGAGGGAGACGACGAGAACTATGTCCTGGAAGTCAATAACCCGGCCTACTTCCCACGCGCCCAGCTTAGTACGAAATTTCCGACGTCGGAAAAGATGGTTGAATATTTGATCGCGAAGGCGTCCCAAGAGCCGAGGGCTGAGTGGCCTGGAGAAGGTCCTCGACCGGTCGTGGTCTTGATCAACGACGCTGAGGATAAACTGCTCAAGGCTGCCTTCCAGCGCCAGGCTCGATACCTAGATTTGTGGGTTTTGGAGGTGGCACCCGATGCCACGGAATTCCCCGATCTTCGTGCGGACACGTCTTATCTTCTCTATAGAACATCGGTGACGGGGCGGCAGACGGAAATTGAAATTCACGAGCAATTTAAGTGCACCTCGTTTGCCGGCAGCTATCCGGTGCTTACTGATCCTGCCTACGACCGGAACGCACTTTATCGGAAGCACGATGTGCCGTTTGTCCCGAAAGCCACGCTGCGTGAAAAAAGCATCCCGTATTTAAAGGATCAACAGGCCGATGTCGGAGCCTTTCCATTGATGCTGAGGTCTGCAGGGGGAGGGGCCACAAGCTTTGCTCAGGTCGATACGTTCGAAGGATTGATCAGCCTGACCGACTACGTCCTGGCCTTGAAAAGAACTGCGACCCTGCAGCCCATCCTGAACATCGCCCATTTCGTGCGGTTGGTGGTTTTGGAAGGCGAAGTCATCACGGCAATAGAATATTTGTCCAAGGGGGAAGGGTGCTATTGTTTCTCAGACTTTGACATCGTGCTGCCGTGGTCGGCTCCGAATGACATCAAGGACTTAGCCTGTAAGGCCGCGCGCTTGCATGAACTTGATTGCACGGCGGTAAATATCGTGATTGATGCGGACGGAAAAGCCATGGTTGAAGACCTGACGTACCCGTTCAATTTCTATCGTGAAGAACACGTGACCGGCGTCAACGTGGCCGAAAGAATGCTCAATCGATTGCTGGCGCGCTGCGCTGAAATTAATGCTTAAGGAGACGTTTTATGGATTTTGGATTAACAAATAAAAAAGCCGTTGTCGTCGGCGCAAGTGAAGGGATCGGCTTTGCATCTGCCATGGGGTTGGCAAGGGAAGGGGCGGAAATATTTATCGTGTCGCGAAGTCTCGAAAAGTTGGAACCCGCCGCTGAAAAAATCCGTAAGGAAACCGGCGCCGTTGTCCACGTTAAGGCCTGCGATATCACCAAGGCAGGTGAGGTTGATCAATTGAGCGAGTGGCTGGCTGGTGAAACTGACTACGTTGATATTTTGGTGACAGCTGTCGGCGGCAGTGTACGCCGGGCATTCGAAGATTTATCCGATGATGATTGGTTGGCCAATTATGAATTCAACATTTTGGGGAACGTGCGCTTGGTGCGTTCGGCACTTCCACTCATTCGCAAAAGCGACACTGGCACAATCGTAATTCTGTCAGCCGCAGGGGGCAAGCAACCCTATCCGAACCAAGGCGTTTCCAACGTACATAAGGCAGGTGTCTTTGGATTGACGAAAACCCTAGCTTCTGAGTTGGTGGGCGAAGGTATTCGGGTAAATTCTGTTGCGCCGGGGCGGACAATAACGCCCCTTTGGACAAACCGGTTTGATTCTATTTCGAAAGAAAGAGGGACAACGCCAGAAGAGGTTCAAGAAGAATTTGCCAAGGAAATTCCCATCCAACGCTTCGGTCAAGCTGAAGAAATCGCCAATGTCGTGGTGTTCATGTGTTCCGAACGCGCAGCCTACATGGTCGGCCAATCGGTCAGCGTCGATGGCGGCATGACGCGGGGCTTGTTTTAGAAATTCAAAAATTAATCTGGTGAAGGCCAGGCGGGAAGCTGTGCATGCATTCCGCCCCGGCTTCAGTAATCAGCATCATCTCACCGGTCTGCACCCCTGCTTTTTCGTCAGTAGTAATGACATTCGGTTGAACCACCAAGCACATCCCCGCTTCCAGTTCCATGTCTGGTAGGGGGGCGTTCATGCGGCTTTTTGATCCCAGGATCGGCGGCAAGTAACCGCCGCCATAACCGTGCACCAGATCATCATAGATCGTGAACCCCGCATCTTCGATCACCTCCGCCGCCTCGACGATTTCTTCAGGCCGGGTGCCGGGGCGCAGTACGCCAACGATGGCGTTAAAGGCGGCTTCAGCGACGTCGTGGAGGTCTTGGTAAAGTGGTGTCGGGTCGGTATCGATGGTGAAGGTCCGAAGGACCTGGCCCGAATAATCCCAAAAGTGAGAACTGATTTCCGTGGTCAGGACATCGCCCGCGCTAACTTTGCGGGTCGAGGGGAATTGGCGGGGTACGCAACAGTCCGGGTTGGCCATGGATGTCACGCCGAAGTAATGGATTTGATTATCTCCACCCTGGTCCAGATATCCGCTTTCCACCAGCGCGCCCATGTCGCGTTCGTTCATCCCTGGGCGGAGGCCGCTTTTCAGGGCAGAGACGCCTCTGTCAGATAACGCGGCCCCGATCCTGAGCCAATCTAACTCCTCCGCCGACTTCACCCAGCGAAGCCGGATGTAATCGCGCGTCATGTCGATCACGGACGAGGCAAAACCTTGGAGCCGTTCGATCTGGGCCAGGGAATACATGCCGACGACTCCAATGGTCTCGCCGTTGGCTCCGCGTTTCTGAAGATCAACAATTGCGCTTTCAAGGCTTGAGACTCCACCCCAAGCGACCTCACACTTATGAACAAGCCTGCGGGCGAGCGGCGGATGATTGGTGTGCTGAATGTAGAGCTTGGGCTGCTCGCCAAGGGAATAGACAATGACCGCCTCCGCCGTTACCGGCCAACCCGTCAGCCACTGCACCGATGACCCTGCCTTCAAGGCACCGCGAATGATTACGTGGCGCACCTCTCGGCGTTCCATGGCGTCTTCGAAGGCTTTGCGGCGACGGGTGAATTCTTGCTCAGAGAACGTCGGGTATTCCTGATTCAAGATAGCGCTTAAACGATCAGGAAGAGTGTTCAAAGTATTTTCCTTAGCGCCAAAGAATCAAAATAATGATCGCTGCGATAACCAGCAATATCCCAAGCACTTCGGTATTGTTGGTTTTTTCTCGGAAAAAGAATACCGAAGCGATAAAGGTAAACACCAATTCAATCTGACCCAGGGCTCGGACATAGGCGCCGTTCTGCATGGTGAAGGCGGTGAACCAGCCAATCGACGTCAGCGTTCCGGCAAGCCCTGTTGCCAGGGTCCATTTCCAATGAACAAAAATATCTACGAAAGTACGCGGTTCCTTTATGGCGATATAGACGCCCATGATAACGGTTTGGATGACAACCGATACGGCGAGCGTAAAGGCTGCCGCCATGACAATGCCATCATAGCCCAGCGCCAACGCAGCCCCCCGGAAGAACACCACCGACATTCCTAAGAACGCGCCACAGGTCAGTCCGATTAGCGTGGGTTTCTCGGTCATGCTGGTGAGTAAAGTACGCACCGTGACTTTTGACTGTGCCGCAGACATCACCATCACGCCGACCACGGCAACGACAATTGCAACGCCCGCGCCAATGGTCAGCGTGTCGCCCAGGATCAAGAATCCTAGAATGGCGACTTGAATGATCTCAGTCTTTGAAAAGGTCGTCCCGACGGTAAAATTATGAAAAGAAAAAAGCCATAACAACAAGACCGTGAAGATGATCTGTGATAGCCCCCCCAAGACCGAATAGAGGAAAAACATGCCATTCGTTTCGGGCAGCGCCATTCCGCCGAATTCATATAGTCCCCAGACATAAAGGACCGAGAACGGCCAGGAATGGCTAAACCGAACATAGGCAGCCCCTAAGGTCGTGAGCCGCCCCTTTAAATGTTTTTGCAGGGCCGAGCGCATGTTCTGAAGAAACGCGGCTGCAACCGTTATGGGAATCCAGTATTCGATCATCGGGTCTTCTTTCGGGAAGAAACAGACTTGGGATAGGCCAGTGTGTCAAGTGTAAGGGCTACACCCCGGCCTGGACCATTAGCCCAACAGCCGCAATCGTCGCGACCATTTGAGCCAAATTGATAAACACGCTGAGGCGGTGGAGCGTTGCGAACTGGGCCCGTGCAGCCTCGTCGCCTTGGGAGCGGCCTTCACGGGCAATTTCGATCTTGGGAATGAGCCCGTAGCGGAGAAACAAAAACCCGAGTGTCACGGCTCCCATGATGGCAGCAGGCGTTGTGTGGACGGGGGCAGCAAGCCCGCTCGCAATCAGCGCGACAACTGCACACCACGCGTAATACCTCGGGAAAATTCCTCTCAACATTGGGGGACGTGCGTCTTCCGGGAGAAACTTAAATATCGCGGGTGCTGCAACGCTGGCGAAAAACAACATCGCACCTAATAAAAACGAACTCGCGATCAGGGATAGCGCTGGCAGCAAAGACATGGTCAAATTCTCCTGGCGATGTAGATATTGAAAGGAATGTGCTGAGCGTGCCGGAAAGTCAATTTCATCTTTTGCAAAGCAGGCGGTTTTTGCCGCTGTTCGTGACTCAGTTTTTGGGGGCGATGAACGATAATTTGTTCAAGCAGGCCCTCGTTGTCTTGGTGACGTTTCGCCTGGCTCAGGCGTTAGACATCAATGGCCAGATATTTGTTACGGTTGCCGCCGGGGTGTTTATCCTGCCGTTCTTTTTGTTTTCAGCAACGGCGGGTCAACTGGCGGATAAATACGAAAAGTCCCGTTCGATCCGAATTATCAAAGCCTTTGAAATCGCGATTATGGCATTGGCGGTGGTGGGATACTTTATGGAGGCCCCCTATTTTCTGATGGCGGTTTTATTTCTAATGGGAACCCAGTCGGCATTTTTTGGTCCTCTGAAGTACGGTATTTTGCCCGACCATTTGCGCGATGATGAACTAATCGGCGGCAATGCCCTGATCGAAGGCGCAACATTCATGGCGATCTTGATCGGCACCATTGCGGGGGGGCTGATTATTCTGACCGAACGCGGAACCGAACTGGTTTCCTTTGGCGTTATTTTATTTGCCGTTCTTGGGTGGGGCGCCAGCCGATCAATCCCAGAGGCAGCAGCGGCCGCCCCCGATCTTAAAATATCTTTCAATATCCCCAGCGAAACATGGCGGATGATTGGCTTCGCCCGGCAAAAGAAAACCGTCTTTATGTCGGTTTTGGGGATCTCCTGGTTTTGGGTCGTCGGGGCGACGTTCCTGTCACAGTTCCCAAATTTTACAAAGCTTGTGCTCGGCGGCGATGAAACCGTTGTGACCTTGTTTATGGCGATGTTTTCCATCGGAATTGGTCTGGGCTCACTCTGGTGCAACAAGCTTTTAGGCGGAAAAATTTCGGCACGCTACGTCGCGGTTGGAGGCTTGGCGATGACAGTCTTTATGGTCGATCTTGCAATCGCAACATGGGGTTCCACACCCGCTGCTGGCGCAATGATTAATGCCTCAACATTTATTGCAGAAACGACGAACTGGCGAATCCTGTTTGATCTGTTGGCCATTTCCATGGCCGCCGGAATTTACACTGTCCCCCTCTACGCGATTTTGCAGCACCACAGCGAACGACAGCACCGCTCCAGAACCATCGCCGCCAACAACATCCTCAACGCATTATTCATGGTGCTGGGATCATTGGTAGTGACCTGGATGCTTGGCAATGACTGGAGCATTCCCCAAGTGTTTCTAGTGTTGGCAATCGCGAACGCCTGCGTGGCCGGCGGGATGATGCGGCTCAGGAAATTGGTAGAATAAGTGTGCAATTTATCACAGCCCAATATTGCCATTTTCTATAAATTTGAGGGGTAATTTAGGAGTCCCGCCCAGAAGGAAATATTAAACGATGGCCGACGTGACGCTCTCTGCTGTAACACAAAGATCGCTGTTCGATACGCAGCGGCTTTCGGCGTTGCAACAGGTCAGTCAGGAACGGCTTTCGACGGGGCTTCGCGTCAACCGACCGACCGACAATGCGCAGTCCTTCTTCGCCGCCCAAAGCCTGACCAACCGGGCCAGTACATTGTTCGATGCCAAGGACAGAGCCAACCAGGCGGTAAGCGCCCTAGGTGCTGCCCAATCTGGTATCAACGCTATTAATCGACTGGCTGACTTGGCAGAGGCGGTCGCGCTATCGGCACGCGGTGGCTCAGCAGCCGAACGCGAGGCCGCAGCCCAGCAGTTCGACGAAATCCGTAGCCAGATTAATAATCTCGCCAATGATGTCAGTTTCGGCGGCGTTAATCTTATCAGTTCACAGCCCAGTACATTGGATGTGTCGTTCAGTGATAACGGTGGCTCGTCGCTCTCAATCGTCGGCGTCCCGTCGGATGCTCAGGCCTTAGGCATTAACTCGGCGGTCACGACCGGTAATAATTTTGCAACGGACGCAGATATTCAGAACGCTGTTGGGGAAATCGCCTCAGCAGTGACCACGCTTCGCTCGACCTCTTCATCGCTGGGGACGAACAATGCTGTTTTGAGCATCCGAGAGGAATTCAGCACCAACATTGCGAACATCGCAGAGGAAGGTGCCGCGAAGTTGACCGAGGCGGATTTAACTGAAGAAGCGGCGGTACAGGTGTCGCTTCAGGCGCAGGGTGAATTGAGTTTGCTTGGTGCTTCTATCGCCAATCAAACCAACCAAAGCATTCTTGATCTGTTTAGTTCTTGAGACGGAAAACGAAACATATGACGAATTCAGCGGCAAACGCGTATTTTCAGGCTCAAAAATCTGCGGCGACCCCTCGGTCGGCAGAAGCCATCGTGTTTACTCAGGCAGCAGTTGCCTTGGATCAGGCGAAAAGCCTGACCCATGACTACGAGGCTTATTCGGATGTGCTGAAATCCAATCAGAAACTGTGGACCGTGATGCAGGCGGATTTGCTGGAAGATGGCAACCGATTGACAGACGACCTGAAACAAAAGCTTTTAGGCATCAGCACCTTTGTTGATCAACAAACCCTGAAAGCGCTGGCCGACCCGCAGGCTGAATATTTGGACGCGCTGATCGAAATCAACAAAAACATCGCTGGTGGGTTGCGGGATCGACCCCGAGATTAGAAGGGCAATTGAAGGACTGGATTATTTGGGGAAATGATTCTAAATACTTGAATCATGAACAGTGCGATCAATTCACAAACCGGAAAATACGACCGGATTCCCGTCCTGGATATGGGGCCGTATCTGGCGGGTGAGCCCGGTGCGCGGGAGCAACTGGCGACCCAACTTCGTCACGTCCAGGAAAACATAGGTTTCTATGTCGTCACCAACAACGGTGTCGATTTTTCTCGGTTGGATGCTGCTTATGAGGCTTTAAAAAAGTTTTTTGCCCTGCCGATAGACGAAAAACTAAAATTCTCTATCGATGATACGTCGCTAGGATATGTGCCCATTCGCTCGACAGTTTACATTACGTCGATCATTAATGAGAACACCAAGAAGGATCTCAACGAAACCCTGACCTTGGCCCGCGAACGGCCCGCTGACCATCCTGCGGTAAAGCAACGCCGACGCTTTCATGGACCAAATCGTTGGCCTGAGATCGAAGGATTTCGCGATGCAGTTGTGGCCTATCAGGAAACCATCGCGGCGCTAGGACATAATCTACTACCGCTTTACGCCTTGGCCTTGGACAAACCGGCAG from Rhodospirillaceae bacterium carries:
- a CDS encoding aldolase; protein product: MNTAPDGMTAEEWQARIDLAAVYRLCAHYGWGDLIYNHCSMRVPGEPTKLLMKRHGDMWTEVTASSLVKVDMHEDLDESAGINRPGFTLHGGVLQGRPDVNCVVHVHTDIGMAITGLKSGLRMLSQAATRFYNRVGYHAYEGITEDFDERQRILDALGENRALILHNHGLVTVGKTAREGFILMKYLMSAATIQLKLEATGSELIEIPPDVCEKVAAQFANHDAGRGSADWPAYCRLMDGIDLSYRY
- a CDS encoding glutathione S-transferase family protein, with translation MPILEIISSASCPYAQRTRMALLEKGLDAKLTVIDLNNKPDWFFEISPYAKVPVVRHGDTVVFESAVINEYLEEVYPDHPLLPQDPAGRAVARTWIDFANVRLIPHFYKCMLAQDDEGQVLHKRKIFEAIEFMEFEGLRKLSDGPFWLGEDLSLVDLTFYPHLSRFPALAEYRGIEIPEDHTRLKQWLQLMRERPSVQQTSLSDEAYIRNWSKYATNSSTGTTARDMRES
- a CDS encoding asparaginase, whose translation is MKTSNPILVELTRGELVESFHRGAVAVVDGSGALTAKWGDVDRLIYARSAIKPLQALPLIETGAADKFSLSDQEIALACSSHSAEEIHTDTVSSWLTRLGLGEDNLECGTCPPLLEETRKALYRAQNDPTQVHNNCSGKHTGMLSTAQHMGEPTAGYIKLEHPVQQRIKETLEDMMECDLSEAPKGIDGCGIPVMGMSLTAIATGMAKLANPDQQAPSRQRAIGRISKAMAAYPYLVAGKDRFDTALMQATKGTVLSKGGAEGVQVAFVPHLGLGIALKIDDGARRGADVAMAAVLQQLGALEDAVLDAWLEMPLKNWAGTLIGTARPNGGIFT
- a CDS encoding thiosulfate sulfurtransferase; this encodes MTKTISAQALRAKIVDGSELALLDVREEGIFAQSHLLYARPMPMSQLEMRIFDLVPRKSVPVILCDAGEGLAARAAEKLAGYGYSDVSVLEGGNQGWEDAGYVLFSGFNVPSKAFGEFVEHNNDTPNISADELKALIDSDEDMVVLDSRPFQEYHRMNIPTGVDVPGAELAYRVHDIAPSPDTLVVVNCAGRTRSIIGAQSLVNAGIPNRVKALRNGTMGWQLAGYECEHGSTHLAPDVSDQGMEKALAVAERVAARFGVKTIDMAGLKEWQDDASRTTYLLDVRHPEEYEAGHMPGSISAPGGQLVQGTDLFIGTLGAQVVLIDDTGVRATMAAHWLIQMGWNDVVVLQGGLDVELETGAHVPTIPGLNEISVDEISAAELDASDAVLIDLATSAAYKKGHISGAWFANRMLLEDALKVLPDTSCLVLTSPDGILARLVAPEIQALTDTPVKILKGGTKAWKAAGLSWSEGAENMATATDDVVLKPYDNEKEIPAAMNEYLTWELDLVRQIKEDGTTDFKEF
- a CDS encoding SDR family oxidoreductase; translated protein: MDFGLTNKKAVVVGASEGIGFASAMGLAREGAEIFIVSRSLEKLEPAAEKIRKETGAVVHVKACDITKAGEVDQLSEWLAGETDYVDILVTAVGGSVRRAFEDLSDDDWLANYEFNILGNVRLVRSALPLIRKSDTGTIVILSAAGGKQPYPNQGVSNVHKAGVFGLTKTLASELVGEGIRVNSVAPGRTITPLWTNRFDSISKERGTTPEEVQEEFAKEIPIQRFGQAEEIANVVVFMCSERAAYMVGQSVSVDGGMTRGLF
- a CDS encoding aminopeptidase P family protein — encoded protein: MNTLPDRLSAILNQEYPTFSEQEFTRRRKAFEDAMERREVRHVIIRGALKAGSSVQWLTGWPVTAEAVIVYSLGEQPKLYIQHTNHPPLARRLVHKCEVAWGGVSSLESAIVDLQKRGANGETIGVVGMYSLAQIERLQGFASSVIDMTRDYIRLRWVKSAEELDWLRIGAALSDRGVSALKSGLRPGMNERDMGALVESGYLDQGGDNQIHYFGVTSMANPDCCVPRQFPSTRKVSAGDVLTTEISSHFWDYSGQVLRTFTIDTDPTPLYQDLHDVAEAAFNAIVGVLRPGTRPEEIVEAAEVIEDAGFTIYDDLVHGYGGGYLPPILGSKSRMNAPLPDMELEAGMCLVVQPNVITTDEKAGVQTGEMMLITEAGAECMHSFPPGLHQINF
- a CDS encoding DUF4149 domain-containing protein, translating into MSLLPALSLIASSFLLGAMLFFASVAAPAIFKFLPEDARPPMLRGIFPRYYAWCAVVALIASGLAAPVHTTPAAIMGAVTLGFLFLRYGLIPKIEIAREGRSQGDEAARAQFATLHRLSVFINLAQMVATIAAVGLMVQAGV
- a CDS encoding MFS transporter, whose translation is MNDNLFKQALVVLVTFRLAQALDINGQIFVTVAAGVFILPFFLFSATAGQLADKYEKSRSIRIIKAFEIAIMALAVVGYFMEAPYFLMAVLFLMGTQSAFFGPLKYGILPDHLRDDELIGGNALIEGATFMAILIGTIAGGLIILTERGTELVSFGVILFAVLGWGASRSIPEAAAAAPDLKISFNIPSETWRMIGFARQKKTVFMSVLGISWFWVVGATFLSQFPNFTKLVLGGDETVVTLFMAMFSIGIGLGSLWCNKLLGGKISARYVAVGGLAMTVFMVDLAIATWGSTPAAGAMINASTFIAETTNWRILFDLLAISMAAGIYTVPLYAILQHHSERQHRSRTIAANNILNALFMVLGSLVVTWMLGNDWSIPQVFLVLAIANACVAGGMMRLRKLVE
- the flaF gene encoding flagellar biosynthesis regulator FlaF, which gives rise to MTNSAANAYFQAQKSAATPRSAEAIVFTQAAVALDQAKSLTHDYEAYSDVLKSNQKLWTVMQADLLEDGNRLTDDLKQKLLGISTFVDQQTLKALADPQAEYLDALIEINKNIAGGLRDRPRD
- a CDS encoding isopenicillin N synthase family oxygenase, with the protein product MNSAINSQTGKYDRIPVLDMGPYLAGEPGAREQLATQLRHVQENIGFYVVTNNGVDFSRLDAAYEALKKFFALPIDEKLKFSIDDTSLGYVPIRSTVYITSIINENTKKDLNETLTLARERPADHPAVKQRRRFHGPNRWPEIEGFRDAVVAYQETIAALGHNLLPLYALALDKPADFFDPYFNDPIMWSRNAYYPPVKPEDNQFGIAPHCDHSFLTMLPLAEEPGLQILDQDKNWMWPDPVENGVLVNTGEFLNRWTNGRFLPTPHRVVPPKHDRYSIATFFNPDSETSSEALNTCVSADNPAKFETTSMQAYVEHYIDT